In Hamadaea flava, a genomic segment contains:
- a CDS encoding MGH1-like glycoside hydrolase domain-containing protein, protein MEQASTEDHDHQPVDLDRLRRTAETVLRGNWSGDHMVPSRTLYPHQWSWDAAFISIGLAHVAPDRAWRDLRSLFTAQWPDGRVPHIVFDPGVNEKDYFPGPAFWDVPPLPGGPSHIRTTGIVQPPVHALAARMIHRVAPDAEELRWLYPRLVAQQEYLLKHRDAGGAGLASIVHPWESGLDNSPSWDDALAQLPADVRVLDRYQRRDVQVSVATHRPTNADYARYIALAASYRDNGYQDFDLLERHGFVVECPAFNALTADAELALAEIAAVVGADPGPHRERAAGITQAMIERLYDPETGLFHTLDVRTGKRSKARCVNGLMPLILPGLPARVAASLADQAASARFGLSPVPVPSYDRTAPDFDPLRYWRGPVWINVNWLLRRGFAGHGYAAEAEALRQAMLSVVDRSGCFEYFHPTTGEGIGTPEFSWTAALILDLLAIPRTHP, encoded by the coding sequence GTGGAGCAAGCCAGCACAGAAGATCACGATCATCAACCCGTCGACCTCGACCGGCTTCGGCGTACCGCTGAAACGGTTCTGCGAGGCAACTGGTCCGGCGACCACATGGTCCCCTCCCGGACCCTCTACCCCCATCAATGGAGCTGGGACGCGGCGTTCATCAGCATCGGACTCGCCCACGTCGCCCCCGACCGAGCCTGGCGCGACCTGCGCAGCCTCTTCACGGCGCAGTGGCCGGACGGTCGCGTACCGCACATCGTCTTCGACCCGGGCGTGAACGAGAAGGACTATTTCCCCGGCCCCGCCTTCTGGGACGTGCCGCCGCTACCCGGCGGGCCGAGCCACATCCGCACGACCGGCATCGTCCAGCCGCCGGTGCACGCGCTCGCCGCCCGGATGATCCACCGGGTCGCTCCGGACGCGGAGGAGCTGCGCTGGCTCTATCCGCGCCTGGTGGCCCAGCAGGAGTACCTGCTCAAGCACCGCGACGCGGGCGGAGCAGGGCTGGCCAGCATCGTGCACCCCTGGGAGTCCGGTCTGGACAACAGCCCGTCCTGGGACGACGCCCTGGCCCAGCTGCCCGCCGACGTCCGGGTGCTCGACCGGTATCAGCGCCGCGACGTGCAGGTCTCGGTCGCCACCCACCGGCCGACGAATGCCGACTATGCCCGGTACATCGCGTTGGCGGCGTCCTATCGCGACAACGGCTACCAGGACTTCGATCTGCTCGAACGGCACGGTTTCGTGGTCGAGTGCCCAGCCTTCAACGCGCTGACCGCCGACGCGGAACTGGCGCTGGCCGAGATCGCCGCGGTCGTCGGGGCCGACCCGGGCCCCCATCGGGAACGGGCCGCCGGCATCACCCAGGCCATGATCGAGCGCCTCTACGATCCCGAGACCGGCTTGTTCCACACGCTCGATGTGCGTACCGGCAAGCGATCGAAAGCCCGCTGTGTCAACGGCTTGATGCCGCTGATCCTGCCGGGACTGCCCGCGAGGGTCGCGGCGTCGCTGGCCGATCAGGCCGCCTCCGCGCGCTTCGGGCTCAGCCCCGTGCCGGTCCCGAGCTATGACCGCACGGCGCCGGACTTCGACCCGCTGCGCTACTGGCGCGGCCCGGTCTGGATCAACGTGAACTGGCTGCTGCGCCGCGGCTTCGCCGGGCACGGGTACGCGGCCGAGGCCGAGGCCCTGCGCCAGGCGATGCTGTCGGTGGTGGACCGCTCGGGATGCTTCGAGTACTTCCATCCCACGACCGGCGAGGGCATCGGGACGCCGGAGTTCAGCTGGACCGCCGCGCTGATCCTGGATCTCCTCGCGATACCGCGAACGCACCCCTGA
- a CDS encoding putative bifunctional diguanylate cyclase/phosphodiesterase yields MRDRVMLAYAVGMFVLGGAFYALPSAHVVIWSLIGFGAAAAILFGVWRNRPRRRAPWLWLALALTTFCAGDFAYEMLVRYGGQQNPFPSISDFLYLITFVFLGIGVFGLTRSGSGGQNRSAALDAMIVTVAIGLLGWLYLIGPRLTAPDLTTLQRFISIGYPLGDLVLLLVGVRLVTAIRPNPSSVLLLVGLGGTLTADVLYGLAQLKGDWATGGPVDIGWIVFYACWGAAALHPSMVQLTEPRAVRPRQMGVRRQLWLSLLVLIPLVLLLVETITGQSSEYDVVIVVFLGATFVLALVRLFGVINSYRRNTLRGRGIREAGSALLSATSTAEVESALRLAAAQLLAPGTPHRVHVVMNDGSAPDLFARQPADGARLAYTRTLPPDVAAALGDFEITLICPMGLPERFSGEPTIGVLLVAADEMALGQIQISMELVAAQAALAMERILLGAEVARRTSEEYFRTLVQNTTDVILILEPDGDHIRYASPSARTVFGTDLAGVRLSERLAVPEADLARMLAQCGGDVPADWTVRRPDGIEVQVEASCRDLRTDPTVGGLVLTMRDVTDQRRLQAELTFLAFHDALTGLANRVLFNDRIRAAVAAAQDTDDIVGVLFLDLDDFKIVNDTFGHEYGDRLLLEVSRRLTMTLRPQDTAARIGGDEFAALIGDAPSVEAIDQIAERIIEALAEPFTIDERVVSGRASIGVATSADNPDGQDLLRQADLALYVAKNAGKGQWRRYDPSLHTAMVRRLELRAALDEAVAAGALTLEYQPIVDLRSGLTAGFEALVRWEHPERGRLLPDNFIEVAEESGLIVPMGTWVLRQALAEAAAWQRATRDAPYVSINVSVHQFRSPGFVAGVRRAVADAGVPPDRLLLEITESLLLRDDDQIWDDLVELRRAGIRVAIDDFGTGYSSLSYLRHVPLDALKIDRLFTSTIASSGQQAVLVDGIIRLAQTLGLQVIAEGIERPSERDMLARFGCRYGQGFLFSPPLSAEQALEWLTATPATVLSGR; encoded by the coding sequence ATGCGTGACCGGGTGATGCTGGCGTACGCCGTCGGCATGTTCGTGCTAGGTGGGGCGTTTTACGCCCTGCCGTCCGCGCATGTCGTGATCTGGTCGCTGATCGGATTCGGCGCGGCAGCGGCCATCCTGTTCGGTGTCTGGCGCAATCGGCCCCGGCGGCGTGCGCCTTGGCTGTGGCTGGCCCTGGCGCTGACCACCTTCTGTGCCGGCGACTTCGCGTACGAGATGCTCGTCCGGTACGGCGGCCAGCAGAACCCATTCCCGTCGATCTCCGACTTCCTCTACCTGATCACCTTCGTCTTCCTGGGCATCGGAGTGTTCGGGCTGACCCGGTCGGGCTCCGGCGGGCAGAACCGCAGTGCCGCCCTCGACGCGATGATCGTCACCGTCGCCATCGGCCTGCTCGGCTGGCTCTACCTGATCGGCCCCCGGCTGACGGCCCCCGACCTGACCACCCTCCAGCGGTTCATCTCGATTGGCTATCCGCTCGGCGACCTGGTCCTGCTGCTGGTCGGCGTACGCCTGGTGACGGCGATCCGGCCGAATCCGAGTTCGGTGCTGCTCCTGGTCGGCCTGGGCGGGACGCTGACGGCCGACGTGCTCTACGGGCTGGCCCAGCTCAAGGGGGACTGGGCCACCGGTGGGCCGGTCGACATCGGCTGGATCGTCTTCTACGCGTGCTGGGGCGCGGCCGCGTTGCACCCTTCGATGGTCCAGCTGACCGAGCCCCGGGCGGTGCGCCCGAGGCAGATGGGCGTACGCCGTCAGCTGTGGCTGTCGCTGCTGGTGCTCATCCCGCTGGTGCTCCTGCTGGTCGAGACGATCACCGGGCAGAGCTCGGAGTACGACGTCGTCATCGTGGTCTTCCTGGGCGCCACCTTCGTCCTGGCCCTGGTCCGGCTGTTCGGCGTGATCAACAGCTATCGGCGCAACACCCTGCGCGGACGCGGGATCCGCGAGGCGGGCAGCGCACTGCTCTCGGCCACCTCCACCGCCGAAGTCGAGTCCGCGCTCCGGTTGGCCGCCGCGCAGTTGCTGGCCCCGGGCACGCCTCACCGCGTACACGTGGTGATGAATGACGGCAGTGCCCCCGATCTGTTCGCGCGCCAGCCCGCGGACGGCGCCCGGCTGGCCTACACGCGGACCTTGCCGCCCGACGTGGCCGCGGCGCTGGGTGACTTCGAGATCACGTTGATCTGCCCGATGGGCCTGCCGGAGCGGTTCTCCGGCGAGCCGACCATCGGCGTGCTGCTGGTGGCGGCGGACGAGATGGCCCTCGGCCAGATCCAGATCTCGATGGAGCTGGTGGCGGCGCAGGCCGCGCTGGCGATGGAGCGGATCCTGCTGGGCGCGGAGGTCGCCCGCCGGACCAGCGAGGAGTACTTCCGCACGCTGGTGCAGAACACGACGGACGTGATCCTGATCCTGGAACCGGACGGCGACCACATCCGGTACGCGAGCCCGTCCGCGCGGACCGTGTTCGGCACGGACCTGGCCGGCGTGCGCCTGAGCGAACGGCTGGCGGTGCCCGAGGCGGACCTGGCGCGCATGCTCGCCCAATGCGGCGGCGACGTGCCCGCGGACTGGACCGTACGCCGCCCGGACGGCATCGAGGTGCAGGTCGAGGCGTCCTGCCGGGATCTGCGCACAGACCCCACCGTCGGCGGCCTGGTGCTGACCATGCGCGACGTGACCGACCAGCGGCGGTTGCAGGCCGAGCTGACCTTCCTGGCCTTCCACGACGCGCTGACCGGCCTGGCGAACCGCGTGCTCTTCAACGACCGCATCCGGGCGGCCGTCGCCGCCGCGCAGGACACCGATGACATCGTCGGAGTGCTCTTCCTCGACCTCGACGACTTCAAGATCGTCAACGACACCTTCGGCCACGAGTACGGCGACCGGCTGCTGCTGGAGGTGAGCAGGCGGCTCACCATGACCCTGCGGCCGCAGGACACCGCCGCCCGCATCGGCGGCGACGAGTTCGCGGCGTTGATCGGCGACGCGCCCAGCGTCGAGGCGATCGACCAGATCGCCGAGCGCATCATCGAAGCGCTGGCCGAGCCGTTCACCATCGACGAGCGCGTCGTCTCCGGCCGGGCCAGCATCGGCGTCGCGACCAGCGCGGACAACCCGGACGGGCAGGACCTGCTGCGGCAGGCCGACCTCGCGCTGTACGTCGCCAAGAACGCCGGGAAGGGGCAGTGGCGGCGGTACGACCCGTCGTTGCACACGGCGATGGTGCGCCGGCTGGAACTGCGAGCCGCGTTGGACGAGGCCGTCGCGGCGGGTGCGCTCACCCTGGAGTACCAGCCGATCGTCGACCTGCGCTCGGGGCTGACCGCCGGCTTCGAAGCCCTCGTCCGCTGGGAGCACCCCGAACGCGGCCGGCTGCTGCCGGACAACTTCATCGAGGTCGCCGAGGAGAGCGGGCTCATCGTGCCGATGGGCACCTGGGTGCTGCGCCAGGCGCTCGCCGAGGCCGCGGCGTGGCAGCGGGCCACCCGGGACGCGCCGTACGTGAGCATCAACGTTTCCGTCCACCAGTTCCGATCGCCCGGCTTCGTCGCCGGCGTACGCCGAGCGGTGGCCGACGCCGGCGTGCCTCCCGACCGGCTCCTGTTGGAGATCACCGAGAGCCTGCTGCTGCGCGACGACGACCAGATCTGGGACGACCTCGTCGAACTGCGGCGAGCCGGCATCAGGGTGGCCATCGACGACTTCGGCACCGGCTACTCGTCCCTGAGCTACCTGCGGCACGTCCCGCTCGACGCCCTCAAGATCGACCGGCTGTTCACCAGTACGATCGCCTCGTCCGGCCAGCAGGCGGTGCTGGTCGACGGAATCATCCGGCTCGCCCAGACGCTCGGCCTGCAGGTCATCGCCGAAGGCATCGAGCGACCGTCCGAACGCGACATGCTCGCCCGGTTCGGCTGCCGCTACGGCCAAGGCTTCCTGTTCTCCCCGCCGTTGTCGGCGGAGCAGGCGCTGGAGTGGCTGACCGCCACCCCAGCGACAGTGCTGTCGGGCCGGTAG
- a CDS encoding VOC family protein: protein MKVTKPLVGRPCYVELSTSDTAAATRFYGGLFGWTAEIDPRAEAGGYGMTKLGDEAIGGLSPLMQPDQPVAWTMSIGVTDVDASTEAVRRAGGNVLMEPVDIFDSGRFSFVTDPSGAAFSLWQGRAFPGSERIDEDGTLVWTELATRDAKAARDFYSTVFGWSATDGDMGGETYTQWGLDGQDFGGMMEMAGHYPPEVGPHWLLYFGVPDVDATVAQAEQLGGTIIVPASDIPDTGRFACIRDPQGAVFAVYHSTQG from the coding sequence ATGAAGGTGACGAAGCCCCTGGTGGGCCGACCCTGCTACGTCGAGCTCTCGACCTCCGACACCGCCGCCGCCACCCGCTTCTACGGCGGACTATTCGGCTGGACCGCGGAAATCGATCCGCGCGCCGAGGCGGGCGGCTACGGCATGACCAAGCTCGGGGACGAAGCGATCGGCGGACTGTCCCCGCTCATGCAGCCGGATCAGCCGGTCGCCTGGACCATGTCGATCGGCGTCACCGACGTCGACGCCAGCACCGAGGCCGTCCGCCGAGCCGGCGGGAACGTGCTCATGGAGCCGGTCGACATCTTCGACTCCGGCCGGTTCTCGTTCGTCACGGATCCGAGTGGCGCGGCCTTCTCACTATGGCAGGGCCGGGCCTTCCCCGGGTCGGAACGCATCGACGAGGACGGCACCCTGGTGTGGACCGAGCTGGCGACCCGGGACGCCAAAGCCGCCCGCGACTTCTACTCCACCGTTTTCGGATGGTCGGCGACCGACGGGGACATGGGCGGCGAGACCTACACCCAGTGGGGCCTGGACGGCCAGGACTTCGGCGGCATGATGGAGATGGCCGGGCACTATCCGCCCGAGGTCGGGCCGCACTGGCTGCTGTACTTCGGCGTACCGGACGTCGACGCCACGGTCGCCCAGGCGGAGCAGCTCGGCGGCACGATCATCGTCCCGGCCAGCGACATCCCGGACACCGGCCGGTTCGCCTGCATCCGGGATCCGCAGGGAGCCGTGTTCGCGGTCTACCACTCCACCCAGGGCTGA
- a CDS encoding thiolase family protein: protein MTEVFLLDAVRTPFGRYGGALSGVRPDDLAAHVLRTVADRTGLDPATVDEVYLGDANQAGEDNRNVARMAALLAGWPTSVPGTTVNRLCGSGLDAAMQASRTIAVGDADLIVAGGVEAMSRAPWVMLKPGKGFPQGHETLHSTTLGWRMVNPAMPPQWTVSLGESTELLAGKFQIGRAEQDAFALRSHQAADRAWTAGFYAGHVVPVPGTTLDRDESIRPDTTPEALAKLKPVFRPDGTVTAGNASPLNDGASAVLLGSQAAADRLGITPLARIAGRGAAAVDPDVFGIGPVEAAETALRRAGIGWSDIKAVELNEAFAAQSLACLASWPQLDPAIVNVNGGAIAIGHPLGASGGRILGQLAYELRRQGGGYGLAAICIGVGQGLAVILEA, encoded by the coding sequence GTGACCGAGGTCTTCCTGCTCGACGCCGTCCGCACCCCGTTCGGCCGCTACGGCGGCGCCCTGTCCGGCGTACGCCCCGACGACCTGGCGGCGCACGTCCTGCGTACGGTCGCCGACCGCACCGGACTCGATCCGGCGACCGTCGACGAGGTCTACCTCGGCGACGCCAACCAGGCCGGGGAGGACAACCGGAACGTCGCCCGGATGGCCGCGCTGCTGGCGGGCTGGCCGACGAGCGTACCGGGGACGACGGTCAACCGGCTGTGCGGCTCCGGGCTCGACGCGGCGATGCAGGCGTCGCGCACGATCGCGGTCGGCGACGCCGATCTGATCGTCGCCGGTGGCGTCGAGGCGATGAGCCGTGCCCCCTGGGTCATGCTCAAGCCGGGCAAGGGATTCCCGCAGGGGCACGAGACGCTGCACTCGACCACGCTCGGCTGGCGCATGGTGAACCCGGCCATGCCGCCACAGTGGACGGTGTCGCTCGGCGAGAGCACCGAGCTGCTCGCGGGCAAGTTCCAGATCGGCCGGGCCGAGCAGGACGCCTTCGCGTTGCGCAGCCACCAGGCCGCCGACCGCGCCTGGACCGCCGGGTTCTACGCCGGCCACGTGGTGCCCGTCCCCGGCACGACCCTGGACCGTGACGAGAGCATCCGCCCCGACACGACACCCGAGGCGCTGGCCAAGCTCAAGCCGGTGTTCCGCCCAGACGGGACGGTGACGGCCGGCAACGCCTCGCCGCTCAACGACGGCGCCTCCGCCGTGCTCCTGGGCTCCCAGGCGGCGGCTGACCGGCTCGGGATCACCCCGCTCGCCCGGATCGCCGGACGCGGCGCGGCCGCCGTCGACCCCGACGTGTTCGGCATCGGGCCGGTCGAGGCGGCCGAGACCGCCCTGCGCCGGGCCGGCATCGGCTGGTCCGACATCAAGGCGGTCGAGCTGAACGAGGCGTTCGCCGCCCAGTCGCTGGCCTGCCTGGCCAGTTGGCCACAGCTCGACCCGGCGATCGTCAACGTCAACGGCGGCGCGATCGCCATCGGCCATCCCCTCGGCGCGTCCGGCGGGCGCATCCTCGGGCAACTGGCATACGAGCTGCGCCGACAGGGCGGCGGCTACGGCCTGGCCGCGATCTGCATCGGCGTAGGCCAGGGCCTAGCCGTCATCCTCGAAGCCTGA
- a CDS encoding alpha/beta fold hydrolase, whose product MTLAYDVTGDGPALVLLHSSVCDRRMWQPFEAPGFTQVRPDFRGFGESPMPTSEWNNAEDVVALVDSLGIDRFSLVAASMGGRVGLEIAARWPSRVSSLVLLCSALRGFPSTPDADEFDEQEEALLEKRDLDAAVELNVRTWLGPLATDETKALVATMQRNAFEVQIDAPEVGPRHEAFDLSAITARTLAVSGDHDFEVFANIADHVAEQVPGTQRVSLDWAGHLPSLESPERLNPLVQDFLRA is encoded by the coding sequence ATGACTCTCGCGTACGACGTCACCGGTGACGGTCCCGCCCTCGTTCTGCTGCACTCCTCGGTCTGTGACCGCCGGATGTGGCAGCCCTTCGAAGCCCCCGGCTTCACCCAGGTCCGCCCCGACTTCCGGGGTTTCGGCGAAAGCCCGATGCCGACCAGCGAATGGAACAACGCCGAGGACGTCGTCGCCCTCGTCGACTCGCTCGGAATCGACCGGTTCTCGCTGGTCGCCGCCTCGATGGGCGGCCGGGTCGGGCTGGAGATCGCGGCCCGGTGGCCGTCCCGGGTGTCCTCGCTCGTCCTGCTCTGTTCGGCCCTGCGCGGATTCCCCTCGACGCCGGACGCCGACGAGTTCGACGAGCAGGAGGAAGCCCTGCTGGAGAAGCGGGACCTGGACGCGGCGGTCGAGCTGAACGTGCGTACCTGGCTCGGCCCGCTGGCGACAGACGAGACGAAGGCTCTCGTCGCGACCATGCAGCGGAACGCCTTCGAGGTTCAGATCGACGCCCCCGAGGTGGGGCCGCGTCATGAGGCGTTCGACCTCAGTGCGATCACGGCGCGTACGCTCGCCGTCTCCGGCGATCACGACTTCGAGGTCTTCGCGAACATCGCCGACCACGTCGCCGAGCAGGTCCCGGGTACGCAGCGGGTGTCGCTCGACTGGGCCGGGCACCTGCCCAGCCTGGAAAGCCCCGAGCGCCTCAACCCGCTGGTGCAGGACTTCCTCCGCGCCTGA
- a CDS encoding DUF3626 domain-containing protein, with the protein MSDLSAANVAALAHVTGVARAAASAAQERLRDVPDAGDLIALIRASGRVTLNFHPDRIATGGLTVAEALAADGRYRSQYETGISNGSRSAFLGGDRDGWELTLFGAAYHGDGVRSADRPKYGALNLGGYADGAAPRFGSCHVRLRPEVNDRCTFTFHDSHLGPADIGTTAAFEPVLAAYLAEGGSTELLRGLAERRFDPAAAGRVLDDYIEAQVHGVVDLATDAEAIVADPSFQGTATGSALAKAAADAGIELLWHRGFTLSPSDLDDEFRGPEAPPFAAHVCALYGVESFDAEIVGRAAQSIVRTPGNWADFGADLEVLQLIKYLWHTLVAFGRPLERNA; encoded by the coding sequence GTGAGTGATCTGTCCGCGGCCAACGTCGCCGCCCTGGCCCACGTCACCGGGGTCGCCCGGGCTGCCGCATCGGCTGCCCAGGAGCGGCTGCGGGACGTGCCGGACGCCGGCGACCTGATCGCGCTGATCCGGGCGTCCGGGCGGGTGACGTTGAACTTCCACCCGGATCGGATCGCCACCGGCGGGCTGACCGTCGCCGAAGCGCTCGCGGCCGACGGCCGCTACCGGAGTCAGTACGAGACCGGAATCTCCAACGGCAGCCGATCCGCGTTCCTCGGCGGCGACCGCGACGGCTGGGAGCTGACCCTGTTCGGGGCGGCGTATCACGGCGACGGAGTGCGCTCGGCCGACCGGCCCAAATACGGTGCCCTGAACCTCGGCGGGTACGCCGACGGCGCCGCGCCCCGGTTCGGCTCCTGCCATGTCCGGCTGCGGCCGGAGGTCAACGACCGCTGCACGTTCACCTTCCACGACAGCCACCTCGGCCCGGCCGACATCGGGACGACGGCCGCCTTCGAGCCGGTTCTCGCGGCGTACCTGGCGGAAGGCGGCTCGACGGAGCTGCTCCGCGGGCTTGCCGAGCGACGCTTCGACCCGGCGGCGGCCGGCCGGGTGCTCGACGACTACATCGAGGCCCAGGTGCACGGGGTGGTCGACCTCGCCACCGACGCGGAGGCGATCGTCGCCGACCCCTCGTTCCAGGGCACCGCCACGGGGTCCGCCTTGGCCAAGGCGGCTGCCGACGCCGGGATCGAGCTGTTGTGGCACCGCGGTTTCACGCTCTCGCCGTCCGATCTGGACGACGAGTTCCGAGGGCCGGAGGCGCCCCCGTTCGCTGCCCACGTGTGTGCGCTCTATGGAGTGGAGAGCTTCGATGCCGAGATCGTCGGCCGAGCCGCCCAGTCCATCGTGCGTACGCCGGGGAACTGGGCAGACTTCGGGGCCGACCTCGAGGTCCTCCAGTTGATCAAGTATCTTTGGCACACTCTGGTCGCATTCGGGCGACCGCTTGAAAGGAACGCATGA
- a CDS encoding LCP family protein has product MRRIAYLAVAVLMLGVGACTSDDKKPEAAPSASAASPSPSVQVSPTPPAGVDIKGPLNILIAGIDNRESIPNWIPRSDALMILHVNADLSKAYLTSLPRDLVVNVPAFPPAKFGGERTKLTHAMMYGSRVPGTKKPSVQQGYQLMAKTVSGYTGIPKFDGGAVLTFRGLTKLVDALGGIDVYVDQKVVSIHRQPDGKVRPGCSRCEHGYSGPRMTYNVGNMHMVGWQALDYARQRYTNGGDYTRQRHQRQIIEAAVGKILQGDFLSNPASIDKVVGALGEMLTVVGMQPVALAYALRNLTPQSITQVGLPGSGAYSGSRYIGENLSSAPQKSYFQALRQDKLDAWAAANKKYVNVGSPQG; this is encoded by the coding sequence ATGCGCCGAATCGCGTATCTCGCCGTCGCCGTGCTGATGCTCGGCGTCGGGGCCTGCACGTCGGACGACAAGAAGCCGGAGGCCGCACCGTCGGCGTCGGCGGCGTCGCCCTCGCCGTCGGTTCAGGTGAGCCCGACGCCGCCCGCCGGGGTCGACATCAAGGGCCCGCTCAACATCCTGATCGCCGGGATCGACAACCGCGAGAGCATCCCCAACTGGATCCCGCGGTCGGACGCGCTGATGATCCTGCACGTCAACGCCGATCTGTCGAAGGCGTACCTGACGTCGCTGCCGCGGGACCTCGTCGTGAACGTCCCGGCGTTCCCGCCCGCGAAGTTCGGCGGTGAACGCACCAAGCTGACCCACGCCATGATGTACGGCTCCCGCGTGCCGGGCACGAAGAAGCCCAGCGTGCAGCAGGGCTATCAGCTCATGGCCAAGACGGTCAGCGGTTACACCGGCATCCCGAAGTTCGACGGCGGTGCGGTGCTCACCTTCCGCGGCCTGACCAAGCTGGTCGACGCGCTCGGCGGGATCGACGTCTACGTCGACCAGAAGGTCGTCTCCATTCACCGGCAGCCCGACGGCAAGGTCCGGCCCGGGTGCTCGCGGTGCGAGCACGGCTACTCGGGGCCGCGCATGACCTACAACGTCGGCAACATGCACATGGTGGGCTGGCAGGCCCTCGACTACGCCCGTCAGCGGTACACCAACGGCGGCGACTACACGCGTCAGCGGCACCAGCGCCAGATCATCGAGGCCGCCGTCGGCAAGATCCTCCAGGGCGACTTCCTCAGCAACCCGGCCTCCATCGACAAGGTGGTGGGCGCGCTCGGCGAGATGCTCACCGTCGTCGGGATGCAGCCGGTGGCCTTGGCGTACGCCTTGCGCAACCTGACACCGCAGTCGATCACGCAGGTCGGGTTGCCCGGCAGCGGGGCGTACAGCGGCAGCCGCTACATCGGGGAGAACCTGTCGAGCGCGCCGCAGAAGAGCTACTTCCAGGCGTTGCGGCAGGACAAGCTGGACGCGTGGGCGGCCGCGAACAAGAAGTACGTCAACGTGGGCTCGCCGCAGGGCTAA